The window ATTTCATCCTTTTCGCAAACGATAATCTTTTGTGGATTCTTCAGCATCACGCAAAGCAGCGTGCAAATGCCTGTGGGGCCAGCGCCAATAATCAGCACCGTATTCTCGGTCTTGATTTCAGAAATGCGGGCGGCCCAGAAACCTGTAGCCAGCACGTCACCTACAAAAAGTGCCTGCTCGTCGCTGACGGAATCAGGAATCTTGTTCAGACCCTGATCTGCAAAAGGCACCCGCACAAATTCCGTCTGGCCGCCATCAATGCGGCAGCCCAAAGCCCAGCCGCCATTCTTGTCGGTGCAGTTATTCACGAAACCATTCTTGCAGAAAAAGCATTCCCCGCAGAAAGTTTCCACATTCACCGTCACGCGGTCGCCAGCCTTCACGTTTTTCACATCATCACCGACGGATTCCACAACACCCACCATCTCGTGGCCTACGGTAATTCCCGGCACCGCCCGGGGTACGGAACCATGCTTGATGTGCAAATCACTGGTACAGATGCTCCCCATGGTCACACGAACAATGGCATCCTTCGAATCCTGAAGTACAGGCTTCGGCTTTTCCATCAATTCAAACTTCTTGTGTTCTTTGTAAGTGTAGGCGATCATGATTAAAACT of the Fibrobacter sp. UWR4 genome contains:
- a CDS encoding alcohol dehydrogenase; the encoded protein is MIAYTYKEHKKFELMEKPKPVLQDSKDAIVRVTMGSICTSDLHIKHGSVPRAVPGITVGHEMVGVVESVGDDVKNVKAGDRVTVNVETFCGECFFCKNGFVNNCTDKNGGWALGCRIDGGQTEFVRVPFADQGLNKIPDSVSDEQALFVGDVLATGFWAARISEIKTENTVLIIGAGPTGICTLLCVMLKNPQKIIVCEKDEMRREFVRRHYPQVIVTTPEECGTVVQRESAHGGADVVLEVAGTEETFRMAWENARPNAIVTVVALYDKPMVLPLPEMYGKNFTFKTGGVDGCDCVEILSLIEQGKIDTTPLITHKFPLAEIEEAYRIFENKLDGVIKVAICS